CTACGTCGCCCGCGTCGAGGGGCGCAACCCGGGGCTGGAAGCCTACGACGTGGCTTACACCACCAAGGTTCGGGAGATGCCAGACCTCCTGGCCGCCGCGCGTCGGCAGCGCCGCGGGGAGTGCCGGCCGGTGCAGAACCTGCTCTTCTCTGACTGCCGCCTCGCCATCAACGACCTCCCCAACCAGCTTTACGACGTGGCCTGGGACGTCATCCTGGTGGACGGGCCCAAGGGGCACACGCCGGCGACGCCGGGCCGGATGTCGGCCATCTTCACGGCCGCCGTCATGGCCAGGTCTCGCGGCCGCGGCCACACCGACGTGCTCGTCCACGACCACGACCGGGAGGCGGAGAGGGTGTGCAGCGCGGAGTTCCTCTGCCCGGAGAACCTCGTCGCCGCCACCCCCCACCTCGCCCACTTCCTCATCCGCGCCGGCCCCGCCGACGAGTTCTGCTCCAACCGGACCTCCACGGCCGGCGACGCAATAGCCACATCGTAGTTTGACTTCTTCCCTTCACCGCCATGATCAGGTCAACTGTCACGATAAGAACAAGAAACATAACACACATCACAACATATTACAGTCGTCGTTTCCTTCACCCTTCTCTGTAGTTTCGTAGCCGGTAATGTTTATTAGGTTACATCATCGCATGATATGATAATATGAGAGCATGAATTCTCTGATCGAGATCGACGTTGACTTGGTCGTCTCTCTAGAATCTTTATTTTGACAAGTTGCTGCTTGAGAGAAGCATATAGATCTCATTTGACCACGTGCGGACGTGGGGCCCACCACGTGGCAATTGGCTGATAGGTGATCGCTCCATAAACTTCTCTTCGCTTTTCCTTTTTGATAACAGCTGTAAACAAGACCAAAAACAACTTTGAGACAACATAAATTGTATGCGGATGCAAACCAAATACTTTGATTTGGTGTTGACAGTGTTTCAATGTTATCTAAAAAAGAATGCTTACATTTTTGTAATGATAGACATTAATATAAAGGAACACCCGTTATGATGGGTGATGACAGTTTCAGATGATGTCTCCAGTTCCCTCTCTGAAGAACTTGCTCAGAATTCTGGGTACCTGTGGCTCTAACAGTTCATTAATGTGACACCTGATCTGTTCCTTCAAGCATTTACAATGTCAGTAGATATGGTATGCTTTCCATGATCTGCTAAAATTTTATATTCACATCAAACTCAGAATCAGAACTTTTGCCCATTGCTTGTTTGATTTAAAGAGAGGGAAGGGACTGAATCCAAGTAGGTAAGTTGTCAATGTCTCTTACCAGAATCTGACAGCACCTTAAACCTTTGATGCAGAAATCATACCTGCCACATGCCTTGCAAAACACCAAAAAATGTGATGTATACAAATATGTGATGCTGCTCAAGATTTTTGAAGTGAATGATTGTGTCGGAATGATATCCTGACAATATTTATTAAAAACATAGTGGTGTGTGCCTTCTTTGTGCTCTCAGAAGTCATATGATAATATTGTGTTTTATTTCACCTCAATGATCTTTTTTTTCGTAGCAGTTTAGTTCAGCAATCTGGCAAAACATTGCTTTTTGGTTAAGGAAAGTTCTTATTTCATTTTAAACCTGAATTTGTATTGGAAGTTTATCAGTCTTAAAAACCTATTCATGCAGGAATCTCCATTCATTAGTTCCTAAATTACCCCAAGAACCTCACATTTGTTGGGAAGGAAATCATTTCTTACTCCAAATACAGAAAAGAACAAAGACCaaagaagataatatataatgaagtatcaatttgatttaaaattttaaaaagaaacaCAGTTACAGATAAGGGAATCCACACTTCTAAAACTTGAGATGGTTTTTCTTTCATTATCTGCCCCTAAATATTTGAAGTTTGTGTTGCAACCCTCATTTAGAGTAAAGTTCATATTATTACTGGAAACTAACAACCCTAGCTACTGTGCAAAGGGTAAACTTGCAAAATAAAGAAAGGGATGGTTAGTCTAAGAACAAGACCTTTACACATAGCAAGTAAGAACAAGCATAAACTTAAAAAAGCATGAGCAAATGTAAAAAATATTGTGGCTAAATAACAATGAAATATTTAAGGATTCAAGTTATGAATATGGGCCAGAAATTTCCTTTCTTACTGGAATCTTAACGTCAATGTGCACTCCCTTAAATTTGGGCAGAGGCAATtgcataaaaaatttataaagcgTTCCCAATTGTTGATCTAAGCTTCCACCAATAACTTGAGCAAGCTGGCCTACTTTCCACtataatgaataataaaatataaagtgCAACCACAGATTGACTTTAATTATTTCTTCCtttcattttcttctttattCTTGGTGCAATCACCTCAAGTGGCTGTCCTTTCCTGAAGATGGAAAAGACCTTTGAACCCAAGTCACTGGATGGAGTTGGTCCAACTTATATGACTAAGTGCCCCAACCCCCAAGCTATCTCCTATACTCCCACCTGTAGGCTCTCTGAAGCTGACTTTTATTTGCATCCTCAACAGTTTGATCCTCATTTCTAGGGATGACAATGGGAAATAATATTCCAAAATCCAAACCAATTTTTCAGCATGTTTTCACTTAAGATACattaatatttatttgatttgttGTGGATCTAGATTTACAAAAGGGATGAGTCTGATAACCAACTATGATTTGATCCAAATATTGGTCATATATCATCAGTTTGAATCCAAAAGATTATTGGATTCAGATCCTAGGTGGACCACTAGAATTTGACCAAATCTTGTTCCTACTCATTTCGACACGACAAATCTAAAGTCCTTTGTGTTATGGCATGATGCATGTGCTAATGCATATATGTCCTATAAACAAAAAGCCAATATAGATACCAACATAGAGATTAAAGCCTAGGCTGAATCTTGATTCCAGTATACACTCTATACAACAGTTTAGCTCATGTATTTCCCACGTTTCATATATGCTATCCTCCTGAACCGAAAAAGATTTTACATGGTGAGGGTATTCTTTCTCTTATTAATTAGTTCCTACTTTgaaatagatatatattaaaaaagaaagaaacagaaaAGAAATGAGAATGATCCACACAGTACATTTAAATATACTGTGTGGATAGTAAACAATTAATGGATTTTAAAATGCTATGCCATTTTCCTTCTGCCCAGTATATTTAAATATTCACAGATAATCAAAAGTTAGGCAGTTATCATGTATTTATATTACATAACCTCTTTGATGTGCTCTATTCTTTTGTAAACACAAAAGTCATTCATTTTTACATGCATGGCATGTGCAAATTACAAAGTGTAATAAATGCCTTTGTAGATCCATATTACATCAGCAAAGATAGTGAAACAAATtgctttgaaagaaaaaaaaaaaaaaagaagtaaatatTGTCCATACACCCCTTTGCTACTGCTGGGCAAGCTGAGATACATCAACACCATAGAAGATATTAATGGATGTTAAAGAACAAAAGGTTTAGGGTCATTGATGACAAACCTGCTAAGGTTAAGGTTAAGGTTAAGTTCACAAACCTGCTGAAACCACTCCATGCAAGGTGATGATATCAACAAAATGTTGTGGTCGTTGATGACAGGTAAGAATTGCACTGCTGACAGGGGTAATTCCATCTGCATCACATCCAGTGTCATAACTTGTTTGACAAAAGCTCAAATCAAAATAGTTGGCACTTTCCAGTACAGAACAAAAAAACATGTAGACTTCAAATTGTAGTTTCTGTATAGGCATCTAGAGATAATAACTAACTTCTGACCTAATTTCTTAGAGATTATATGGCCTTAAGTTGATCTAATTTTGAGGGAAGTACTGCTAATATATGGACAAAACTACTTGACACTGGTTTATAATGCATAACTAGACAATCAGCAGGACTGGGCCTATCAATCCTGACCTAGACCTATCAGCCCAAGCCAACTGACCAGTGTAAATTAAACCATCAGTTATTTGCCTGCTGGCGAGGGGAAGGGTGGATTTTGGTTGTAAGGCCTCGGACTGCTGAGTCAAGATAGACTTACTCCCATGAGCCCGATCCATATAGTAATCTAGGATACAAAGGCTTGAACCTATTGTAGTCATGGACCTAAAGAACCAATTAATTCTTGGCTCCAAGAATCCATAAAACTAGAACTAAAACACCATAAACCAGTTTATATAAACCAATCTATATAAACCATTCACCTCTATGCAAATATATCTAGAATCCAGTTTTCTATTGCATATTGAAATTAAAAAAGAACAATGTGACATAAAAACAACAGTATTGTAACATTTTTTCTAAGAGTCTGCAACTAAAAGAAGTGACAAttctgaaaagaaaaaaagaaagaaagaatctgaaGACCACATTATGTGTTATCGGTCGCTTATTGGAATGGACTGAAGAAAAGGCAGTGATCAACCACTTCTACAAACAGAAAGTGAAAGAAATCCTAAAAGTTTTTGAAGTGTGCAAAAAAGGCATTTGAGAATATAGACCCCTCTAGCAGTAAATTGCATTGAGAACTTATTCCAACAAATTCTACTCAGAAAGAACAATTGGATACCTGTTGCACATCTCACAAACTGTGAGGGTGAAGATAGCTGCACTCACTGGCATTGATTATGTGCCAGAGATATTGTATCTGTAGAGATCCCAAGTAAATGGGAACTCTCATCAACAACAAGCAGACATAGTTATTCTTTGCTAGCCAACTCTGTCAGCTAATGTATGATCATGTCTCCCTCCTTGCACAAAGAAAGCTCCTTCTTCATTACATCCTTCACCTGCACAAAAACGGCTGAATCAGAAAATGCCACTTCTCAAGATCTATATAAAGGATAAACCATCCACAGGTCACCACCGGATTATCACATGATATATTTGCATTGTTACatcattcatatatttttgagCATAAATACACTGCAACTATTTATTTCACCATGACTCTAAGATGTATATGTTAGATAAAGGAATTTTTTACGTGTATAATAAATGTTTAGAATTGTGAGGAAGATTGACAAAAGATATCCATGGAACAGTTCAGCTTGCCGATAACTTAACAGCTATCAACTAGTGAACAATGAAGCTCAGCTATTTCTTAACTCCTGAAGCTATGCTCCTTGCTAGGATCAACTCTCAACTTGTTTCTGTACTAAGATCTTAATGTGGAATGCTGACAATTTGTACGATTCTTTGAGACAACTGTATAAAATGGGGCAATAAATTAGAAAATGATGATGAGACTGTACAGCACAAAGCAAACTGGTCTCCACAGTTTTTATAATGAAGTAGAAAGATTAACACATGATATTATAATAGCCTTGaaattaaaaaagagaaaaagaggggGGGAGTGTGTGGGGATACATAGCCAGCTTGAAAAAGTTAAGGAATACCACAATTATGTTTGACATAGTAAAACCTAAATCCAGCAGACAATGATGCAAAATATCTGCATTTTAGAAATTTAGTTCCTAGTCACTTCATACCACAAACATTAGATACTGATTTCATTCTTGACACGGAAGTCAGAACCAGGAATTAAGGCAAATATGTAAAATGCAAAACAGGCTCGACCTCCAGAAGTTTGCTATAGAAATTTATCATGTTCATCGAATGTGCTAAATATTATCTTGTTGATTCTCCATCAAAGAGTCATGAATCGTGTGTCTCAATGGATCGAGCTCCATAAGAGGCAAATAACATTAAATTTATTTCACCGACAATATGGTCAAAGAATACCAAGAAATATAACCGAACGCAAAGTTTTCGAGATGTGATCCAACGATTACGGCGAAGATGGGCTTTTCCCGATGTTTCCGACAGGCGTATTGCTACCACTTGAGCCGACGGGCCCTTGGACAGGATGACGGGGCGGAGAAGTGTGGCGCAGGCGAAGAACAGGGAGGCGAGGCTCTGGACGAGATTGTGGGCACGATGCCGAACTTTCCGATGCCGGAAAGAAGACGGAGTCTGGGGCCCGGGCAAGGTCGATGCTCCGCAGGGGCCTCGCCTGCACCTGGAACGGGTCGGGCGGAGTCTGGGCTATTTCGAGCCGGGCTTCCATCTCGGACATTTAGCCCGGCCCATGAACAGGTCTTGCATCCAGAAAAATCTCAAGATTAATTCAGGCAAATAATATGATTTTGGTATAAATATgtattacatcaaaataaatattcTCTATCACAAAAGTTTATACAAATTACTCAGCTTATACTCTTTCCATAAAATATTAACTATAGAACTCTTAATGGCAATAAAACAACTGAAGTTGATGTCCATTTATTCCTATATCGAAAGTGAAAACAAAACCTGAATTGATTTATAAACTTAACATTCTTGCACGGTGGCTGTTGAGTTAGGATGGTTTGATTCACGGGTCGATGCAACCAGAGGTCGGTCGAGCCTTTGTGACGAGTGTTAGCCTCGTGATGTTGAGCAGCGTCTCTCGGTTTCTAAGCTGGTTAGTGGCTGATGGTAACTCCCAAGTCGGAATGCTTATGGCTCGAGGGTATTCGCTTTCCTACAAGAATGGTTTTCGTCGGGTGATTCCTGACTttagcccctccgacgagcaagtcaattGTGGGTTGAATTGTTTTTGCCTCTCTCACCTCCTTTGGCTGGAGACCAGTCGGgagcttttatactattgtatgaGGGTCGGTCATGCGCGGTTTGACATGACGGTcgatcctcgagggatgagacGACATTTTTGTGCGGTCGCCATCCTGAGACACGTGGAACGACGTTAGACGGCACCATCCCAAACTTCCGGGACGAGACGTACCGAGTAACACCTTGGTATGGATTCTGGCTCGACGCATGGGGGTGCTCATCTTGCTTACTAGCGTGGCATGACATCGATCGTGACATGACCTAtagccaaaatataccttatcacttgtGATTGGCATTAGATGTTTATCTTGTAATCAAAATACTTAATAACTCTTTGACATGATTTACATGGTTGCTTGAAGTCCTCAATTTTGAGAATGCTTTTCATGCATGTATTGTATATCCACATGCTAAATTAGTTGGCCTCCATAATATACAATATATTAACAAGCATGCATTGGTTGCATGATGTGTTTGAATTATATTTCTCTTTTAGACTAACAAAGGCCACTTGGACTTGACCACCTGCCTTTCTGTCCACCATTAGTTTGGCTATCAGTTGCCAGATTGGTGCTGATGCAAAGTTTAAGTAGCAGATAGAGTTGGACTAAGTCTTGCCTCATCTGCCACCTCCGATTCAAAGAAGTATTTTGTTTCAGCAGCAATTTTTGTCTCCCATAAGACGTAGATTTTGACATGGATGATGATCATCCAACTGGTCAATGCTGTGATCACAAGCTAGCTCACCAAACATATATTTCGTGTGGAATAATACCCGAAGAATAATGGTCTATAAAATGGTTTTAATACGTGTATATGCTTGGCTCAAATTAGGATCATATGTGATGAAAAGAGTAACATGATATGGTGCAAAAACTCGattcattatcattattattgtttAATATATGTAAATTTGGTTCAATTGCATATTTTTTTGAATACAtatttcaaagaaaaagaaaataatgttGGATTTCGATGGAAAGACACGGGCGAAGACGTGACTCGGATTGCCTTCCCATGAAGTGTCGTGGGATCCGCACTCGCGGTATCTTTTTTCCCCACGGATCGGGGGTTTGACTCGGACGCCACCGCCCTCTCTCAACTCCACCTCTGGAATCCTCTCGCGTCCGCGCACGCTATTTAGAGACCTGGGAGTCGTGGCACGCAGAATACAACTCACGTACAACGAAGCAGATACGAAGGGGATGTGGAAGAGGCGAGAAGAAGAGGCAGAGATGGGGGGCTGGGCGATTGCCGTGCATGGGGGAGCTGGTGTGGACCCCAAATTGGCGGAGGAACGGCAGGAGGAGGCGCGGCGGGTGCTGAGACGATGCCTTGGTGTGGGCGCCGCCGGCCTGCGAGCCGGCCTCCCCGCCGTGGACGTGGTGGAGATGGTGGTCCGGGAGCTGGAGACCGACCCGGTGTTTAACTCCGGTCGCGGGTCCGCTCTGACTCAGGAGGGCACCGTGGAGATGGAGGCCAGCATCATGGACGGCCGGGGACGCCGCTGCGGTTCCGTCTCCGGCCTCACCACCGTCAAGAACCCCGTCTCCCTCGCTCGCCTCGTCATGGACAGGTCTCCCCACTCCTACCTCGCTTTCCACGGCGCCGAGGATTTCGCCCGCGAacaggtcctctctctctctctctctctctctctctctctcttccgctCCTGATGCAATGCTAGTCCCGTTGCAGGGGGTTGAAGTGGTGGACAATAGCTACTTCATCACTGATGAGAATGTGCGTATGCTGAAGCTGGCAAAGGAAGCAAACAGTATCGTGGTATGTGAAGTAGATGCTATTTGATTGCAATCCCCGTTCATATATCATGTGCACTCATGTAGATGTTTTGGAGCAGTACGATTACAGAGTTCCAGTCCCGAGCGCGGACACCTGCAGCGCCAGCGCTGGACTGGTGGGTGCAACGACAGATGGGGGCCTGCAGATGAACGGCCTCCCAATCAGCATCTACGCGCCGGAGACCGTCGGATGCGTGGCGGTCGACAGCGGTGGGTGGTGCGCCGCCGCGACGTCCACCGGAGGGCTCATGAACAAGATGAGTGGCCGAATCGGGGACTCGCCCTTGATCGGCTCCGGCACCTACGCCTGCGGAGCCTGCGCCGTGTCGTGCACCGGCGAGGGCGAGGCCATCATCCGAAGCACCCTAGCGAGAGATGTGGCAGCGCTGATGGAGTACAAGGGGCTCGGCCTCCAGGAGGCGGTGGACTACGCTCTCAAAGAGAGGCTGGACGAGGGCAAGGCCGGGCTCATCGCCGTGTCGAGGAATGGTGAGGTGGCCTATGGATTCAATACCGTGGGTATGTTTAGAGGATGTGCAACGGAGGAGGGGTTTATGGATGTGGCCATATGGTAGGCGTCATACTCTTTCTATTCGTGGCCTATGAATTTATAGCGAATGTATTGTATAAATCTTCATTCTATATATACTGTGGCTTTCTATGAGCTTCAAATAGTTGTTGTTTATAGAAGTGGAAGAGGAATAAGTTAAGCTTGTAGTAATGAGATATATGAGACCTCCAACTGCTCAACAATAGAGAATCCAATGAGGGCAGGATCTCAACTGTGCTTAGCGACATGAGGGTAGATTGTACTTAATGATGAAGATTCGGATCTCGATTGTGCGGAGGATCCATATCTTCGCTATGCTTAGCAATGGAGGGTTGTGCTCAGCGATGGAAGACTGTGCTCAATGACGAAGGATACGAATCTAGGCTGTGCTCAGCGACGGAGGGTTGTGATCATCCACAGAGCTGGAGGGCAACTGGGGCTCCATGAAGAGGAGCGAGCTGCTGCACCACGGCCACCACAACAATCTTGTTGGAGATGGGGCCATTGTCGTACACTTCGCACTCCTCGAGGAGGTGGGAGAAGACATCATACGAGCGCCCACCTTTGTCGCTACCATCATTGTGTCCTCGCCTCCATCCCTCGTTTGTTGCTGACGGACGATCTCTTGAGAGGGCCTCCGTCATTTGCCGCGCTCCTACCTCGACCGTCGAGTTTAGTCCTGAGAGACCACTGCCTCGACCGTCGGGAGACGAAGGCAACGAGAAAGGGGCGATGGTTTTCGTCAAAGATAAAGGGGGCTAATAACAAAACAGTAAAGAACGCTACGAACGAAAAATAACACTTCACCATCAGCGTCAGCAAAAGTGCCCTGGAGACAAGA
This genomic stretch from Musa acuminata AAA Group cultivar baxijiao chromosome BXJ3-9, Cavendish_Baxijiao_AAA, whole genome shotgun sequence harbors:
- the LOC135648601 gene encoding protein IRX15-LIKE-like; this encodes MKGVNSTRLILLQPSSNHKQGGNGVNTSISISVFHHHRIWLIALLSFFTFASLLTLLSTTTARDPSDLPSASSSSTAAVASAGSASYGKPSPLPAPVFDALVNYAVSSNSTGKMREEDLRAVAGVLRRRAPCNLLVFGIGHETPLWRALNHGGRTVFLDENEYYVARVEGRNPGLEAYDVAYTTKVREMPDLLAAARRQRRGECRPVQNLLFSDCRLAINDLPNQLYDVAWDVILVDGPKGHTPATPGRMSAIFTAAVMARSRGRGHTDVLVHDHDREAERVCSAEFLCPENLVAATPHLAHFLIRAGPADEFCSNRTSTAGDAIATS
- the LOC135649575 gene encoding probable isoaspartyl peptidase/L-asparaginase 2, with the protein product MWKRREEEAEMGGWAIAVHGGAGVDPKLAEERQEEARRVLRRCLGVGAAGLRAGLPAVDVVEMVVRELETDPVFNSGRGSALTQEGTVEMEASIMDGRGRRCGSVSGLTTVKNPVSLARLVMDRSPHSYLAFHGAEDFAREQGVEVVDNSYFITDENVRMLKLAKEANSIVYDYRVPVPSADTCSASAGLVGATTDGGLQMNGLPISIYAPETVGCVAVDSGGWCAAATSTGGLMNKMSGRIGDSPLIGSGTYACGACAVSCTGEGEAIIRSTLARDVAALMEYKGLGLQEAVDYALKERLDEGKAGLIAVSRNGEVAYGFNTVGMFRGCATEEGFMDVAIW